The window CGCTGTTCGTGCTGGCGGGCTCGGTCGGCTGGGGCACCCTGCAGCTGGTCGAGGCCTGGGTCGGCCGGCTGCTCCCGGTCCCCTGGACCGCCGCCGTGACGCTGTGGCTGCTCGCCGTCGCGCTGCTCTTCTGGGCGCTGCTGTCCCGGCCCCGGCTGCTGCGCAAGGAGGGGCACCGCCCGATGCCGCCGCTGGTGGCGGCCCGTACCGCGGCCCTGGCGATGGCCGCGTCGCGGACCGGTGCCCTGGTCGGCGGCTTCTACGCCGGAGTGCTCGTGGGCGTGCTCCCGTACGACAGCCCCGCCGGTCGCGAGCGGCTGTGGTCGGCGGGCGCGGCCGTCCTCGGCGCGCTCGCGCTCACGGTCGTCGCGGTGTGGTTGGAGCGGCTGTGCCGGCTGCCCGAGGACCCCGACGAGGCCGCGGCCGGGCGTCGGGCCGACGACCTCGCCGGCGAGGGCGGGGGCAACGGGTCCTGGGCGACCCCCCGGTCCGCCCGTCCGGGGTCGGCGGGTCCGGGGTCGGCCGGTCCGCCGTCCGCCGCGGGCCGCCGCTAGGCTCCCGGGCCATGGCCGAGCCGACCTCCGACCAGCCGGTTTCTGCGGACTCCGGCGGCGAGTACGAGGACCTGCCCTTCCCCGAGCTGCGCGAGCGCGCCTTCAAGCTCGCCGAGAAGCGGCACGACCTCGGGTTCTTCGTCGACCTCTACAGCCACATGCCGGGAATGGTGGCGATGGCCGACGAGGGCGGCGACCTCGGCGCGATCGGCGGCAGCATCATCGAGTCCATCCGGGCCGCTCGGGAGATGATGGGTGACGAGGGCGTCGGCCCCGAGCTCGAGCCGCTGCTGCGGGCCCGCTTCGCGACCTACCTGCGCGAGCACGAGGACG is drawn from Candidatus Nanopelagicales bacterium and contains these coding sequences:
- a CDS encoding DUF3180 domain-containing protein is translated as MRPTSIRMLLALFVLAGSVGWGTLQLVEAWVGRLLPVPWTAAVTLWLLAVALLFWALLSRPRLLRKEGHRPMPPLVAARTAALAMAASRTGALVGGFYAGVLVGVLPYDSPAGRERLWSAGAAVLGALALTVVAVWLERLCRLPEDPDEAAAGRRADDLAGEGGGNGSWATPRSARPGSAGPGSAGPPSAAGRR